The Candidatus Scalindua japonica genomic interval GCGATAGGAGATGAGATAGGAGATGTGCTGAGCGAGTTGACAAATCAGAAGAGCAGGGAGAGTATTGTTGCCAGAGACGCGGACATACTGGAGTGCGCAATGCAGGCCAGAGAGTATCAGGTTCAAGGATTTGATGCCGCTGTTGATTGGCTTGACAGAGCTGATGATAGACTAAGGTGTGAGTCCTCAAAAAAGCTGCTGTCAATTTTAATACAGTCAGACCCGAATGAGTGGTGGAAGAGGCTTAAGGATAAAAAGTAATTTTCTGCGATTTGTGAATTGGTTTTTAATATTACATTATAATTATTACAACTGAGAAGTTTCAGAAGATTGTTTGTGCTAATTTATAGTATAAATCTGTGAAATTATTGACTTAAAGAAATATTTTGACAATCATTACTTATTATCCTAAAATTTTAACTCGTTTTGGATAGTTTTTATGTAATTACTCAATAAGTTAAGGTAAACTTATTAATCCGATGACCACCCCTTTCCCCTCCTTCTCAAAGAGGGCGTTTAGCGGTGGTTTTCCTTAACTTATTTAAGGAAGTACGTTTTTATAGAAATCGAAAGGGGAATATTTAAATGAAGACACAACTTGACAGGGCCAGAGAAGGCGAAATTACACAAGAGATGAAAGAGGCTGCTGTCTTTGATGATGTCAGCCCTGAATTTATACGTGACGGAATTGCTAATGGCCACATTGTTATATATGGTAATACTCAGAGAAAATCCAAGGTTGTAGGTATTGGACAGGGCCTGAGAACAAAAATAAATGCAAGTATTGGGACCTCTCCGGATATAGTTGACTTTGATATGGAAGTAGAAAAGGCCAAGGTTGCTGAGAAGGCCGGTGCTGATACTCTGATGGAGCTTTCTACCGGTGGTGACTTAGGTGAGATAAGGCGAAGGGTTCTTGACTCAATCGGTTTAACGGTTGGGACTGTGCCTCTTTACCAGGCAGCAATGGAGACTATTGATAAGAAAGGTTCTGTTGTAAAGATGGAGTCTGATTTCCTTTTTGAGATTATTGAGCGGCAGGCACAGGATGGAATCGGTTTTATGGCTATTCACTGTGGTATAAATATGATTACGTTGGAACGCTTGAGAAAGCAGGGTTATAGATACGGTGGCCTTGTAAGCAGGGGAGGATCATTCTTGACCGCATGGATGAACCATAATAAGAGAGAGAACCCACTATATGAAGAACTTGACAGGCTCATTGATATAATGAAGAAATATGACGTGATTTTAAGCCTGGGGAATGGTCTGAGAGCCGGGGCGGTACATGACAGTACCGACAGGGCTCAGATCCAGGAATTGATTATGAATTCCGAGGTTGCTGAATATGCCCAGAGCAAAGGCGTTCAGATAATTGTTGAAGGCCCCGGGCATATACCGATAGATGAAATAGAGGCTAATGTTATTATACAGAAGAGGATGAGCAATAACGCACCGTTTTACATGCTTGGCCCTATTACTACTGACGTAACACCGGGATATGATCATATATCTTCTGCAATTGGTGCTGCTTTGTCATCACGTTATGGAGCTGATTTTATCTGTTATGTTACCCCTCCTGAGCATCTTGCGCTTCCTAACCCTGATGATGTTAGAGAGGGTGTTATGGCAGCGAAAGTCGCCGCTCACGTTGGAGATATGGTGAAACTTAAGGATAAAGTTAAAAACCAGGATTTAAAAATGGGAATTGCCAGGAGGGACCTTGACTGGAAAACCCAGTTTGAAACTGCTATCACTTCAGAAAAAGCTGAGGAGATCAGAAAAAGCAGGCCGCCTATGGAAGAGGAGACATGCACAATGTGCGGCTCGGTCTGTTCGTTAAAGGGTGTGATGGAATATTACGAAGATGACCTTAAAGGGAGCAGAAAGAAGAGTTACGCTGCGGCTGTATCGGGAAATGGCTTTTAAATATGAATTGTAGCGACGGTTTAATGGTTTCCTGAATGATGTGCAGAATTTATCCTTGTTTATTAATCTTTGGAAACATGAGACATGTCCATAGTTTTATTAGAGCATCCAAGGCCAAGACCACCTGAAAGATATGAATCTGTTGTCAATACTCCGCTATCTGCCTGTCTGATGACAGGCTACATTGCTTCTACGCTGATATCGCGGCACCTTGAAGTGAATGTCGTAGATGCGAACCTGAACGAGTGGTCTTTCGCTAAAATGATTCAGGAACTGGAAAAAAGAAGCTTTAAACTATTAGGTGTTCATTTTGTCTATTTATGGGAATATACCGGAGATATGTTTAAAGCTCTTTTAAGCCTTAAGAAGAAGCTCCCTGATATCCACATAAACCTTTACGGCCACTTTCCCACATTTGCATCAGGAGATTTATTGGCAGAAAACCCTTTTGTTGATTCGATAACCATAGGTGAGCCTGAGGGTGCATTTCTGGAACTTGCCGAGTCAATTGTAAACAACAAGGGCCATTCTGCTTTGCTCGCAATAAACGGCCTTGCTTTTAACGCAGCAAATAGTAAGGCAGATGGAGTTACAGTGGAAAGTGGCGTTGTACAGAACCGACCTGGAAAGCCGGTTTCAGATCTTGACAAACTCCCTTTTCCTTATCGTAACGATTTTAAACAAAAGAAAAAAAAGGGTATTTCTACCTATATACTCGCCAGTAGAGGATGTTATGGAAAATGTACCTTCTGTTATCTGGATAATTTCTATGGTGACGAATCGTACTGGAGGGGGAGAAGCCCTGAAAATATCTTTAAAGAGATTTGTAATATTTATGAAAATTATGGAGAGAAATATTTCTATTTTGCCGATGCTAATTTTTTTGGTCCCGGCAGGAATGGGAAAGAACGCGCGTGTCAACTCGCAAACCTGATTGTAGATAAAGAACTGAATATAAATTTTGGAATAGAATGCAGGGTTAATGATGTAGAGGAGAAAACTATTTCTGCTTTGGTTAAGGCAGGTCTGAAAGAGGTCTTCCTTGGCATTGAAAGCGGTAGCCAGAGGTCTTTGGATAAATTCAGAAAATATACAACGGTAGAGGACAATAAGAATGCAATTTATCTACTCAGAGAGTATGGTATTGAACCGAATTACGGATTCATTATGTTTGATCCGGATTCAACAATTACGGATGTCAGGGAAAATTTTGAATTTCTTAAAGAAATGAATATGCTGAGAACACCAAGTATTACTGCACACCTCTTGCACCATAAGCAGACAATATTTAAGGGAACATTCGATTTTGAACAGAAGTACTATGGCCCCAATACGGATTCCGGAACAATGTATGAATGTTCGTATGAATTTAAGGATAAGTCTGTCAAAGCGTTATCTGATGATATAAACAGTTTTTGCCTTAAGTCGCTTAGAGATCTATTCCGGAACAGAGATGAATTTAATGTACATTTTGATTCTTGTGTATATGAAGAAGATGATCTTTTTTCCAGGCAGATGAACAAAAAACTGATTGACCATTTTGAAATGGCGTTAAAATCCTTTGAGGACAATCCTGTCTTTACTTAAAGCAGATTTTTTTATTGTTAAAATGACCTTATGAAGAAAATCATAGTAACAGGGGGGCTGGGATATATTGGCTCACACACGGTTGTTGAATTAGTAAATAATGGGTTTGAACCTATCATAGTTGATAATCTTTCTAATTCTTATGCTGATGTCTATTCATGGTTAGGTGAAATTCTGGGTCATAAACCTCAGTTTTATCAGATTGACTGTGCTGACAAAAGTGCATTTAATGACGTTTTTAAAGCAAACAATAACATTAAAGGGGTGATTCATTTTGCTGCCTTCAAGTCTGTTTGTGAGTCTGTGGCACAACCAGTTTTATACTATCAAAACAATCTTAATTCATTACTTGTATTATTGGAATTGATGAATGAATATAGTATTGGTAATCTTGTCTTTTCTTCGTCATGTACTGTTTATGGAATCCCTGAAGGAAAGATACAAGTCGATGAAAATACTATGTTGCAAAAACCAAACTGCCCTTACGGGCAGACCAAGATTATGTCAGAACAGATTATTTCTGATGTAGCTGATTCATGTGAAATCAAAGCTACATTACTTCGTTATTTCAATCCAATTGGTGCTCATGAGTCAACCGGAATTGGTGAGTTGCCAATCGGCAAGCCGGATAATCTGGTGCCATTTATAACACAAACAGCAATAGGCCTTAGAGATAAACTCTCTATTTTTGGAAACGATTATGAGACACCGGATGGGACCTGCATACGAGACTTCATTCATGTTACAGATTTGGCAAATGCGCATGTAAAGGCACTAGGGTACTTAGGCAAACAGGAAGAGCGAGTTTCCCGATTTAACCTGGGCACTGGAAAAGGGCACTCTGTAACGGAATTGGTAAAAACCTTTGAAATAGTAACCGGTGAAAAGCTTAATTATGAATTTGTTCCAAGGCGAGATGGAGACGTGCCGGCTATTTATGCTAATGCGGACAAGTCAAACCGTGTTCTTAACTGGACATGCAGGTACTCGTTAGAAGATTCATTAAGCTCAGCCTGGAAATGGCAAAAACATTTGAAAAAAATAAATTTTAAGATAAAGCTTTAAAGTAATGCATGGTATAAACGGGAACTCATTGAAACCAAATCAGATACAACTCCCATAGGACTACTGAAATAAAAATCAGAAGAATTAAGATAAACAGATATTTAGCACGAATTTTTGTGCCGAAAATATGAACATTTTTATAAATTAGCAGTAAAGTCACAGAAGCTGTTGTTAGGAGATATTTTGCTGTAAGAAATGGCAACGTGCCATATTGAAGGAAATGTTCCATTATTGGGTTTATTTCTGCGGCTCCTTTACTAATTAAATGGAGAGTCAGCATGGCGTCTGTTACACTTAAAAGAATTATCACAATGATTATGCTGAAAACTCTCACGCTGAAATGATCAAGAAAATAACTTTCCTGATGATCTGTTCTTCTTCGAATTGTCTTTCGTCGGCCAAAAAACAGATACCGTAATCCTGGCGCACCTTCTTCTTGCCTTCTATCAGTGTCGTTTGACCGGTTTTTTTCAGATTCTGAAGGTGATTGTAATTCCATAGAGAAAAAAATATATTGTATGGGCTGGTAACGTTTCTTACTCGACACAAACATTGATTAGTTCGTTCGTATGGCAATATGTTCTACAAGGAAATAGTGTCCAACGAAAACCGAACCGATTTGATCGAAATTCATTACTAGACTTTTATGGAGATTAGAAACAAAATTTCACTGGATTTCAACTGTTATTATTTAACTACTTTGTTATTATACATGTTTCTAGACTTTAACTAATGTACAATAAAGAAGACAACTTATATAAGCATTGGGAAAATATTGGTTTATGAATAGTGATGATGTTCAATATCTGAATGATTTAAGCTATGGCTATTGGAAGTCTCAGGTCCTTTTTGTAGCTGTTGAGTTAGATCTATTCACGTTGATTGATAGAGGAGGAAAAGGTGGTAAGGATATTGCCGCAGAACTCAGGACTGATATTAGAGCAACGGAGATGTTGCTGAATGCACTAGTCTCGCTCAAACTTTTAAAAAAAAATAAGCAAAAGTATATAAATACTACAATTTCCAAGCGTTGTTTGGTGAAAAACAGTCCTTTCTTCCAGGGAGATCGGATTTGCCACTTTAATAATATGTGTGATTACTGGTCTCGCTTAAACACTGCTGTAAAGACCGGTAAGCCAACGGCATTTTTTAATGCAAAGAAAAATGTTGATAAAAAGAGATTAGGGGTATTTATCAGGGCTATGCATAACATTGCTACGATACAGGCCGATCAGATATACAAAAAAGTCGAATTAGGGAAATATAGAAAACTACTGGATCTTGCGGGGGGGCAGGGTACGTATGCAGTGCGTTTTGCAGAGAAGAATAAGAATCTGCAGGCTGTTGTCTTTGACCTTCCTGATGTAATTAAGATTGCCAGAGCATATATTAAAAAATCAGAACTTACTGGTAAAATTACTACAAAGGCCGGTAATTGCCTTGAGGATAATTTTGGTAAAGAGTTGTATGATATTGTCTTAGTCTCAAATTTATTACACATTTATGACGTAGTTGAGAACCGTACAATCTTAAAAAAGTGTTGGGATTCCTTGACAAAAAAAGGTATAGTCGTAATTCAGGAATTTATATTGAATCCTGCAAAGACGACACCTCTATTCAGTGCACTATTTAGTCTGAATATGTTAATGGGAACCCAGAATGGTTCTTCGTATTCTGCGGTTGAGATGAAGGAGTGGCTTAAGAAGGCAGGTTTTAAAAACATAAAGAGAATTGATCTGAGTATGGATTCAGGGTTGATAATTGGATATAAGTTATAAATACAATTAAGGAGAGAAAAAGATGTATAGAATGATTGTTACACCAATAATACTGTTTTTGTTTATTTTGCAGACAAATAATTTTCTGTTTGCAAGTGATAATGCAGTGGTAAAAGCTGAAGCAATAACTGCTACAGCAGAAGCTAATGTAAAAGAGAGTACAGCGGCTATAGCAGAAAAGAAAGCCAAAGCTGAAGAAAATGTAAAGGCATTTCCAACAGCAGTAAATAGTCAAATAACCGATTCTGTCACTCAGTCTGCGCCCGTAGAAGGGATAAAAGATGTTGTTAAGAAAGCAGAAGAGACTGTCAAAGAGGTAGTAGCTTCTGCTGTAGCAGAGGAAAAAGTAAAACCAGATGAAAGTGCTGAAGCTGTTGTGGAAAAGGAAAGTGATGTTATCGCTACGGTAAATGGTGAAAAGATTTTACGTCTAGACTTTGATAAAAGGTTGAATGTTTTCAGACGAATGAATCAGGACGTGACAAATACAATTAAAATGCAGGTTGTCAGCCAGTTAACAAAAAAAGAACTACTCAGACAATTTGTTGATAAACAAGATATAAATACCAGCAAGGAAGACGTTCAGGCTGAGATTGAAAAAATAAAGTTCTTTTTGCAAAATAATCCTGCTAATAAAGACAAGCCACTGGAGGAAATACTTGAAACCCAGGGATCAAGTGTGTCAGAGTTGGAAGATGAAGTGAGCAGGGCCCTTGCTCTAAGCAAATACCTGGAAAAAACGGTTAACGATGCTGACAAAAGAGAATATTTCAATGCAAATAAAGATGCGTTTAATGGTTCAAGGGTAAAGGCAAGCCATGTATTGATTGATACTAAAAGCATGAAAACGGATGCTGAAAAGGCAGAAGCAAAAAAGATGATTGACATTGTAAAGATGGAGATAGATAAAGGTGCTGATTTTGCTGAGATGGCAAAAAAGTACTCAAATTGTCCTTCCGCAGAAAATGGAGGCGACATCGGTTTCTTTCAAAGAAAAGGTTCTATTGTAGAAGAATTTGCAAAAGTTGCTTATGCGATGGATGTTGGAGAGATTAGTGACCCAGTCGAGACAGAGTTTGGATATCATATAATTAAGGTGACTGAGAAGGAAGAAGGAAAAGATGTTAATTACGAAGATGTTACAGATATGGTTGATTTTGTATTTATGCAGATCAAAACCGAAAGTCTTTTAAAGGAGTTGTATGACAAGGCAAAAATAGAAATTATGCTTTAAGTTCCATTATAAAGAGTAATATTTTCATTCATTGCGTTCTCTACTCATCGGTTTCTCGTTATTACCATTTGTGATAAAGAAAAACCGATGAGAGAGGATCATAACCCTTTTACTTTCCTGTAAATATCCGGAAGTTTTTTTATTAAAACCTGTAATCTTTTTTCAAAAGTAATTGGTTTTGCGGGCGAACCCCAGATGACAGACCCCGGCTTTATACTTTTATAAACATTTGAAGCCGCGCCTACCATGCATTTATCACCAATTTCTACGTGATCAGTAATACCTACATCCTCCGCAATTATTACATTTTTACCTATTTTTACGCCTCCGGCCAGCTTTGCATAGGCAATTAACATAGAGTCCTCACCGATAATGCAATTATGAGCAATATGGGAGTGGTTATCAATTTTGACACCGGAGCTTATGATAGTTTTATCAAGCGCGGCACGTGCGATTGTTACGTGTGATCCGATTGATACATCATTACCAATTTCAATAGTTCCTACCTGAGGTATCTTTACGTGCTTGCCTTTTATTTGGAGATAACCAAAACCGTCATCTCCTATAGACGCTCCGGATTGGATTACTACGCGATCACCTATTGTAACTTCTTCCCTGATCGTAACATTCGGATAAATAATTGAATCATCACCGATTTTACAGTTTGTACCTATAAAAACATTAGGGTATATGATTACATTTTTGCCTATTTGTGTATTACCTTCAATTACAACATTTGTTCCGATAGATATATTGTCACCAACCGAAGACTCATTAGAGATTACTGCTGATTCATGAATCCCTCGCGGCCTTTGCTGCTTATTATCAGAAATAACCTTAAGTAGTTTAATAAACGCGAGAAAAGGGTTGTCGGTGATAATAAATGTTTTCTTAGATTCTTCAATTAGTCTGTGTGATACCACCGCGGATGCATTTGTTTGAAGAACTTTACTTACGAGTCGTTCATTCTTTATAAAGCTTATGTCGCCCTTTTCAGCATTTTCAATACTTGAAACACCTGTGACGATCAGATTGCCATCTCCAAGCACCTTACCGCCAATAATTTCGCTGATCTGTTTTATAGTATATTTCATAATGATATATTATGATGTAGATGATATCAAATTAGCTAGAGAATTGAGCTAATCTTATATCACAGGAATATAATACTGTCAAATTTAACTTTCATGTTGACAATAGGCAAATATGGCAATACTATTCTAACAGAATATCATTTCCTTTACTTCCTGTTATTCTGAAGAAAGTGAAGAGACTCTTGTTAGAAATTTAATTACGCTTAATAAGGATAATAGCGTTGTGCAAATAATTCTCAAGTTGAACCTGATTCAGAATAGTATGTTAACGAGTACGTGTCCGAATGGCTCTAAATAAAGGTGAAATAAAGCACTGACATGATAGAATCTAAAATTGATGATTGTACAAGTAAAGATAAAATCACTTTGCTATGTGACGAGACTATTAATTTAGGCGCAACATTTTCTAAGTTAATTTCTACAAAAAGCATTGTCGTGGAACCATGGGTGCAGTTGAAGTGCAGGTTTGGTTGCCCAAAATTTGGGAAATACAAAGCCTGCCCTCCATATACTCCAACTTATAAAGAGACTCGTGAGTTATTAGAATGTTATGAAAGTGCTATTTTGATAGAAGGACAACCTCCCGCAAAACAATTTGAGGAGATGCTTCTTGAAATTGAACATAAAGCAAATTTTGCCGGTTTTTATAAGGCATTTTCTCTTAATGCCGGACCATGTCCACATTGTGCGGTATGTGATGTGGATGGGACGTGTATAATGCCCAAAGACGTAAGGCCGTCAATGGAAGCATGTGGAATAGACGTCTTTAAAACGGTTCGCAATAATGGTTTTGAGATAAAATTTCTTGAACATAAGACAGAATATGTTAAATATTTCGGTATGATATTATTGGAGTAACCGTAATAAAGACAACAAAAGAGGTAGGGTGGAATAAGGACGAATTCACCAATAACTGGTAATAAATTAAGGTGGATTTCCTGTCGTTTAATCTACCATAAAATAAATTAAAGGGTGTGTATATGTGTGGAATTGTAGGATATATTGGCGAAAACTGTGCTCAACCAATTCTCATTAATGGGATTAAAAGGTTGGAATATAGAGGTTATGATTCTTCCGGGATATCAGTGTTTGATGATGGTAAAATACTTTGTGAAAAATCTGTGGGTTTTGTCAGTGAATTAGAGAAGAAGATAGATGGCAGGTTTAAAGAAGCTACATCAGGCATTGTTCATACGAGATGGGCAACTCATGGAGCGCCTACAATTGAAAATGCACATCCTCATGTTGATTGCTCAGGAAAGATATCGATTGTACATAATGGTATTATTGAGAATTATAATTATCTGAAAGCAAAACTGGAAAAAGAAGGTCATGTTTTTAAAAGTGAAACGGACTCTGAGGTGATTGCACATCTTATAGAAAGTCATTTCGAAGGCGTGTTGGAAGATGCTGTCAGAACTGCTCTGAAGGAGGTTGAGGGTGCTTATGGATTGGCTATAATCAGTGCGGAAGATCCCGGCAAACTGGTAGCGGCAAGACATGGGAGCCCTTTAATAGTAGGTATAGGAGAGAGAGAGCATTACGTTGCTTCAGATGTTGCCGCAATTCTGGAATATACTAAAGAAGTTGTTTATCTGGATGATAATGAGATTGCCGTACTGACAAAGGATGGTATGAGTACGACTGACATAGACAACGTTCAGATTATTAAAAGGGTTGATGAGGTCCAATGGAATCTGGATAAAATTGAAAAGGGTGGATACGAACACTTTATGCTTAAGGAAATCTATGAACAACCGGAAGCTATACGTGATGCGATGTTGGGCAGATTTGAAAAAAATAGTAGTCTTGTACACCTGGGCGGCTTGAAAGATCATGAAAATGATCTGCTCAAAATCAGGCGTATTATAATAGTGGCGTGTGGTACTTCGTGGAATGCCGGCCTGATAGGCGAGTACATGATTGAGGAACATTTAGGAATACCTGTTGAGGTGGAATATGCTTCAGAGTTCCGGTATAGAGATCCTGTTATAGAAGTTGATACAATGGTAATTGCGATAAGCCAGTCTGGTGAAACAGCGGATACACTGGCCGCAATTCACGAAGCTAGAAAGAAGGGGGCTCTCATTTTGTCAATTTGCAATGTGGTTGGCAGTAGTATCGCGAGGGCTGCGGATTGTGGTATCTTTCTCCATGCTGGTCCTGAAATCGGTGTTGCTTCAACAAAAGCTTTTACCTCACAAATTGTGGTATTGTTCATGTTTACTCTCTTTATGGCCCGAATTAGAGGTAAGGAAGAGATATTGGATAGCGATCTGGCAAATAAATTAATAGTACTTCCGGAGCAAGTTAAGTCAATTCTTGATAATAATGATCAAATAACTGAAATCGCTGAACTTTACAAAGATAGTGATAACTGTCTCTACCTGGGGAGAGGTTACAACTATCCTGTCGCGTTAGAGGGGGCTCTGAAGTTGAAGGAGATATCTTATATACACGCAGAGGGTTATCCTGCAGCAGAAATGAAACACGGGCCAATAGCGCTTATTGATAAGAATATGCCGGTGATTGTCGTTGCTACTACTGACAAGGTGTATTCAAAGGTCTTGAGTAATATTGAAGAGGTCCGAGCACGAGGTGGCAGGGTGATTGCGATAGCAAGCAAAGGAAACGGTGAAATATCAAAGATGGTAGATCATGTTATTTTTATCCCGGAGACAATTGATGCATTAGTGCCAATATTGTCTGTAATCCCACTCCAGTTGCTAGCATATCAAATGGCCGTGATGAGGGGCTGTGATGTTGACAAGCCACGTAACCTGGCTAAAAGCGTTACTGTGGAATAACCACTTATCAGTTTTGGGATTTAATTGTCATGTAGCTTTCTTTCTTTTTCAGTTAAAGTAAAAATAGTCTTGAATACTTTTTCTCCATTACGTGTCATTTTCTTGTTACGCCTTGCCATCATTCGTTTTGCTACCTGAAGTTCTCTTTTTATGTCGTATGCCCTTGTAAGATTGTCAGAGTACCATGAAAATGAGGGTATAAATTTTGGGGGAGTACTTGTCAGGAGTATGTTACAGGCAAAGCCAATAATACTTCCGGTTGTAAACTTTGTGTTTATTGCAGTTTTTGTATGATCACCCATTATCATTCCAAGAAATGTTTGTCCGGAATCTATGATTTTGTCATACAATTGGAGCTTAACCGAGCCATATATATTTGTAAGATTACTGTTTACGGTTCCTGCCCCCAGGTTAACCCATGAACCTATATAAGAATCACCAAGGAATCCATCATGCTGTTTGTTTGTATAGTCCTGGATTATCGTATTTGTGATTTCTCCGCCTATCTTGCACACTTTTCCTATGTTTGATCCGGCATGAATTCTAGAAAGGGCATGAATAGTTACGTTGTCATCAATAAACGCAGGGCCTTCAATTACACTATTTGAAGATATCTTCACTTCATTGCCTATAAAAATTGGACCATTTTCAGCGTCAAGAACACAACCTGGTTTAATTATTGAGTTCTTTCCTGTAATTATTTGAGAACCTTTAATAAAATGTACTCCAATATGTTTATTTTCCTTTATGGGCTTGTTTTCTATGTATGATGTAATATCCGTTGTAAGCTGTTCTTTGTTGATGTGAATTAAGTCCCATGGATATTGTATAAGCCTTGCACTGACTTCCTTTACTTTAAATTTTTTTTTAATTCATAAGTCAAATCTTTATCTAAAAATGTATCCGGTGTTATTGAAATGCAATTTTTCCTGAGCAGCCTTGCATAAACGATAGTGTTGTTATTAATACCAATCTCTTCTTCACCGGAAATAGCAATTGGTGAAGACATTAAGAGCCTGCCGTTGATAAATAAACAGCTTTGGATGTTGCTTTCGTTATTGTTTAAACTATGAGGATAAATTTCGTCAAGAAAATTTTTAAGATATTCTCTGCAATAAAGAC includes:
- the thiC gene encoding phosphomethylpyrimidine synthase ThiC; its protein translation is MKTQLDRAREGEITQEMKEAAVFDDVSPEFIRDGIANGHIVIYGNTQRKSKVVGIGQGLRTKINASIGTSPDIVDFDMEVEKAKVAEKAGADTLMELSTGGDLGEIRRRVLDSIGLTVGTVPLYQAAMETIDKKGSVVKMESDFLFEIIERQAQDGIGFMAIHCGINMITLERLRKQGYRYGGLVSRGGSFLTAWMNHNKRENPLYEELDRLIDIMKKYDVILSLGNGLRAGAVHDSTDRAQIQELIMNSEVAEYAQSKGVQIIVEGPGHIPIDEIEANVIIQKRMSNNAPFYMLGPITTDVTPGYDHISSAIGAALSSRYGADFICYVTPPEHLALPNPDDVREGVMAAKVAAHVGDMVKLKDKVKNQDLKMGIARRDLDWKTQFETAITSEKAEEIRKSRPPMEEETCTMCGSVCSLKGVMEYYEDDLKGSRKKSYAAAVSGNGF
- a CDS encoding B12-binding domain-containing radical SAM protein, producing the protein MSIVLLEHPRPRPPERYESVVNTPLSACLMTGYIASTLISRHLEVNVVDANLNEWSFAKMIQELEKRSFKLLGVHFVYLWEYTGDMFKALLSLKKKLPDIHINLYGHFPTFASGDLLAENPFVDSITIGEPEGAFLELAESIVNNKGHSALLAINGLAFNAANSKADGVTVESGVVQNRPGKPVSDLDKLPFPYRNDFKQKKKKGISTYILASRGCYGKCTFCYLDNFYGDESYWRGRSPENIFKEICNIYENYGEKYFYFADANFFGPGRNGKERACQLANLIVDKELNINFGIECRVNDVEEKTISALVKAGLKEVFLGIESGSQRSLDKFRKYTTVEDNKNAIYLLREYGIEPNYGFIMFDPDSTITDVRENFEFLKEMNMLRTPSITAHLLHHKQTIFKGTFDFEQKYYGPNTDSGTMYECSYEFKDKSVKALSDDINSFCLKSLRDLFRNRDEFNVHFDSCVYEEDDLFSRQMNKKLIDHFEMALKSFEDNPVFT
- the galE gene encoding UDP-glucose 4-epimerase GalE, with amino-acid sequence MKKIIVTGGLGYIGSHTVVELVNNGFEPIIVDNLSNSYADVYSWLGEILGHKPQFYQIDCADKSAFNDVFKANNNIKGVIHFAAFKSVCESVAQPVLYYQNNLNSLLVLLELMNEYSIGNLVFSSSCTVYGIPEGKIQVDENTMLQKPNCPYGQTKIMSEQIISDVADSCEIKATLLRYFNPIGAHESTGIGELPIGKPDNLVPFITQTAIGLRDKLSIFGNDYETPDGTCIRDFIHVTDLANAHVKALGYLGKQEERVSRFNLGTGKGHSVTELVKTFEIVTGEKLNYEFVPRRDGDVPAIYANADKSNRVLNWTCRYSLEDSLSSAWKWQKHLKKINFKIKL
- a CDS encoding DUF5658 family protein, with protein sequence MFVSSKKRYQPIQYIFFSMELQSPSESEKNRSNDTDRRQEEGAPGLRYLFFGRRKTIRRRTDHQESYFLDHFSVRVFSIIIVIILLSVTDAMLTLHLISKGAAEINPIMEHFLQYGTLPFLTAKYLLTTASVTLLLIYKNVHIFGTKIRAKYLFILILLIFISVVLWELYLIWFQ
- a CDS encoding methyltransferase is translated as MNSDDVQYLNDLSYGYWKSQVLFVAVELDLFTLIDRGGKGGKDIAAELRTDIRATEMLLNALVSLKLLKKNKQKYINTTISKRCLVKNSPFFQGDRICHFNNMCDYWSRLNTAVKTGKPTAFFNAKKNVDKKRLGVFIRAMHNIATIQADQIYKKVELGKYRKLLDLAGGQGTYAVRFAEKNKNLQAVVFDLPDVIKIARAYIKKSELTGKITTKAGNCLEDNFGKELYDIVLVSNLLHIYDVVENRTILKKCWDSLTKKGIVVIQEFILNPAKTTPLFSALFSLNMLMGTQNGSSYSAVEMKEWLKKAGFKNIKRIDLSMDSGLIIGYKL
- a CDS encoding peptidylprolyl isomerase → MYRMIVTPIILFLFILQTNNFLFASDNAVVKAEAITATAEANVKESTAAIAEKKAKAEENVKAFPTAVNSQITDSVTQSAPVEGIKDVVKKAEETVKEVVASAVAEEKVKPDESAEAVVEKESDVIATVNGEKILRLDFDKRLNVFRRMNQDVTNTIKMQVVSQLTKKELLRQFVDKQDINTSKEDVQAEIEKIKFFLQNNPANKDKPLEEILETQGSSVSELEDEVSRALALSKYLEKTVNDADKREYFNANKDAFNGSRVKASHVLIDTKSMKTDAEKAEAKKMIDIVKMEIDKGADFAEMAKKYSNCPSAENGGDIGFFQRKGSIVEEFAKVAYAMDVGEISDPVETEFGYHIIKVTEKEEGKDVNYEDVTDMVDFVFMQIKTESLLKELYDKAKIEIML
- the lpxD gene encoding UDP-3-O-(3-hydroxymyristoyl)glucosamine N-acyltransferase, producing the protein MKYTIKQISEIIGGKVLGDGNLIVTGVSSIENAEKGDISFIKNERLVSKVLQTNASAVVSHRLIEESKKTFIITDNPFLAFIKLLKVISDNKQQRPRGIHESAVISNESSVGDNISIGTNVVIEGNTQIGKNVIIYPNVFIGTNCKIGDDSIIYPNVTIREEVTIGDRVVIQSGASIGDDGFGYLQIKGKHVKIPQVGTIEIGNDVSIGSHVTIARAALDKTIISSGVKIDNHSHIAHNCIIGEDSMLIAYAKLAGGVKIGKNVIIAEDVGITDHVEIGDKCMVGAASNVYKSIKPGSVIWGSPAKPITFEKRLQVLIKKLPDIYRKVKGL
- a CDS encoding DUF2284 domain-containing protein, which encodes MIESKIDDCTSKDKITLLCDETINLGATFSKLISTKSIVVEPWVQLKCRFGCPKFGKYKACPPYTPTYKETRELLECYESAILIEGQPPAKQFEEMLLEIEHKANFAGFYKAFSLNAGPCPHCAVCDVDGTCIMPKDVRPSMEACGIDVFKTVRNNGFEIKFLEHKTEYVKYFGMILLE